A stretch of the Planktothricoides raciborskii GIHE-MW2 genome encodes the following:
- a CDS encoding DUF1816 domain-containing protein — protein sequence MKTLKELMINLLNYFGLAWWVEIVTETPRCTYYFGPFFTKTEAEIAKSGYIDDLEQEGAQGIAFLVKRCKPNLLTISDDLEEIPSPTGKPAFNL from the coding sequence ATGAAAACACTCAAAGAACTGATGATCAACTTACTGAATTATTTTGGATTAGCCTGGTGGGTAGAAATTGTTACAGAAACTCCCCGGTGTACCTACTATTTCGGGCCTTTTTTTACCAAAACCGAGGCAGAAATTGCCAAATCTGGATATATCGACGATCTTGAACAAGAAGGCGCTCAGGGGATTGCTTTTCTAGTTAAACGCTGTAAACCCAATCTGCTCACCATCTCTGATGACCTGGAAGAAATCCCCAGCCCCACTGGTAAACCTGCTTTCAACCTCTAA
- a CDS encoding PAS domain S-box protein: MKILLLGKKTAQIQQKLSSYLTINFPDSARSNLGFNLSVNSNQINVTSVDKISINRVGDVQEFLRDMNFDLCIIDELALSEAQAWIATKKQLVQPEFLPVLLIVNRARAIRENPVKHWQHSACVDEVIFNPIDPDELWIRVKNLLRGRSQSKRERTFAHERNFASKTLQISHDPNLPGLTQPPPQEEIVPTISANIPANIPANIQANIQANIQANTQANTQANIQANIQANIQANIQANTQANTQANTQANIQANTQANTQANTQANTQANTQANTQANITHQGSAVEPNVRDLFHDFVAEIQDYAIFMLDAEGRVTSWNAGAQRIMGYTAAEIIGQHFSKFYPEADRLAGKPEQELQLVMTAGQCEDEGWRQRASGLKFWAQNTIYALYDDSGSESLRLNGDWTQVETARVVGFSVITHDLSDRKQIEEELCLLNRSLRTIWECSQAMVRASAESELLNEICRIIVEIGKYPLAWVGLTEASHIVKPVACKGIPLKYIESLNLNWDDPSTEFDSIGKVISTGQPYICQDICQDICPDSLTTADLTPWRDWAIRHGYAACIYLPLISRPLDGEMRKTKDKKLMQQSPQNIVGGNGSSPVQCFGVLTIYATEANAFDHQEVKLLQELANDLAYGIMALRDRKELIQAEAALRESEQRYRQLVQLLPDAIIIHNQGTIELINAAGIKLLTGDVLRNYPGYSHSDNYENWPEDKGDFRSFGANLVGRKLKNFIQEISNIFEDPISPVSDSPEAIPFRETTIQRLDGQVIPVHAASITYQYREVSSVLTVLRNISQRKKTLEALQESEQRFRITFTGAAIGMAIVGLNGEFLEVNSVLQAMLGYTESQLRSMTLIQVTHPDDLAVGIHLFQQMLQKKWENYQIEQRYINSRSQVVWGNLSVSIIRDRENIPQFIIAMVEDITERKRAEQELRQYRDHLEELVQLRTREKTRLIISLQETNEKLQKEVSDRRRAESELLRVTQAVESTSDAVAMTDLKGLATYHNPAFFNIFGYTKEAINSAGGLWEIFANRTLGEEIFNKIIQGESWSGEVQLRTRNGQLLESFLRADAVKDENNQIIGAIAVNTDITQIKQAEAIARETSEQLRSLINAMPDIVCFKDSQGHWKIANQAMIELLNLQDINYQGKTDIQLAAEIEANYGISNYREALTLCRETDEIAWNQSTISHSEEIIPGRDGRPRNFEMTKVPLFHSDGSRNAIVVIGRDVTDRRVAEAALIRLASIVESSDDAIIGKTLDGIVKSWNAGAERIYGYTAAEVLGRSILFLSLPDRASEVPQLLAGIGKGTSIDHYETVHRRKDGQQIHVSLTLSPIKDRKGEIIGVSTIARDITDLKRVEEALERIRHHNELILNSAGEGICGLDEQGNTTFINRSAAQMLGYSITELHGKPFSIILNSNSAPIYAALKDGSVHHATDAVFWRKNCTTFPVDYICVPIKEQGKIVGAVVTFNDISDRLVIERMKNEFISVVSHELRTPLTSIRGAMGLLASGVLKSNPEKAQRMLDIAVANTDRLVRLINDILDLERIQSGQVTMRQQMFDLADLMVQASDTMRSLAEKEGITLIVEPLSTPVWGDSDRIFQVLTNLLSNAIKFSERSTSVWFNAEIQEKSFSPGTTRRTLLIRVQDQGRGIPPDKLETIFGRFQQVDSSDSRKKGGTGLGLAICRSIIDYHRGQIWAESQPGQGSCFYVSLPLPSEI; this comes from the coding sequence ATGAAGATTTTACTTTTGGGGAAAAAAACTGCACAGATTCAACAAAAATTGTCGAGTTACTTGACGATTAATTTTCCTGATTCAGCGAGAAGTAATCTAGGTTTTAATTTAAGTGTTAATTCAAATCAAATTAATGTTACATCGGTTGACAAAATCTCCATCAATCGAGTGGGAGATGTGCAGGAATTTCTCAGGGATATGAATTTTGACTTGTGCATTATTGATGAACTGGCTTTGTCAGAAGCACAAGCATGGATTGCCACCAAAAAGCAATTGGTGCAGCCAGAGTTTTTGCCGGTTTTATTAATTGTCAATCGCGCAAGGGCGATTCGCGAAAACCCCGTAAAGCATTGGCAGCATTCGGCTTGTGTGGATGAGGTGATTTTTAATCCCATTGACCCGGATGAATTGTGGATCAGAGTTAAGAATTTATTACGGGGGCGATCGCAGAGTAAGCGCGAACGGACATTCGCCCATGAAAGGAATTTCGCCTCTAAAACTTTACAAATCAGCCATGACCCTAACTTACCTGGCCTAACCCAGCCGCCTCCCCAGGAGGAAATTGTGCCGACAATCTCTGCAAATATTCCGGCAAATATTCCGGCAAATATCCAGGCAAATATCCAGGCAAATATCCAGGCAAATACCCAGGCAAATACCCAGGCAAATATCCAGGCAAATATCCAGGCAAATATCCAGGCAAATATCCAGGCAAATACTCAGGCAAATACCCAGGCAAATACTCAGGCAAATATCCAGGCAAATACCCAGGCAAATACCCAGGCAAATACCCAGGCAAATACCCAGGCAAATACTCAGGCAAATACCCAGGCAAATATCACACATCAAGGGTCTGCCGTTGAGCCAAATGTGCGAGATTTATTCCATGATTTCGTGGCAGAGATTCAAGATTATGCCATTTTTATGCTGGATGCCGAAGGCAGGGTGACAAGCTGGAATGCTGGAGCCCAAAGAATCATGGGATATACAGCGGCAGAAATTATTGGACAACATTTTTCTAAATTTTACCCAGAAGCCGATCGCCTAGCCGGTAAACCCGAACAAGAATTACAACTGGTAATGACGGCGGGTCAATGTGAGGATGAAGGCTGGCGACAAAGGGCTTCGGGCTTAAAGTTTTGGGCACAGAATACGATTTATGCTTTATATGATGATTCTGGTAGCGAATCTCTCAGATTGAATGGGGACTGGACACAGGTTGAAACCGCCAGGGTGGTTGGCTTTTCTGTGATTACCCATGATTTGAGCGATCGCAAACAAATCGAAGAAGAACTCTGTTTGTTGAACCGTTCCCTGAGAACTATTTGGGAATGTAGCCAAGCAATGGTTCGCGCTTCTGCGGAGTCAGAACTCCTGAATGAAATTTGTCGCATCATTGTGGAAATTGGCAAATATCCCCTAGCTTGGGTGGGACTGACAGAAGCATCCCATATCGTCAAACCTGTTGCCTGTAAGGGTATTCCCCTCAAATATATCGAATCTCTGAATTTAAACTGGGATGACCCTTCGACCGAATTCGATTCCATTGGCAAAGTGATTAGCACAGGTCAACCTTATATTTGTCAGGATATTTGTCAGGATATTTGCCCGGATAGTCTCACTACTGCCGATCTTACCCCGTGGCGAGATTGGGCGATCCGGCATGGCTATGCCGCCTGTATTTACTTGCCATTAATTAGCCGTCCCCTGGACGGGGAAATGCGAAAAACCAAAGACAAGAAACTGATGCAGCAATCACCGCAAAATATCGTAGGGGGGAACGGCAGTTCGCCCGTACAGTGTTTTGGTGTCTTAACGATTTACGCCACCGAAGCCAATGCTTTCGATCATCAGGAAGTGAAACTGCTGCAAGAACTGGCCAATGATTTAGCTTATGGGATTATGGCCCTGCGCGATCGCAAAGAATTGATTCAAGCAGAAGCTGCCCTCCGGGAAAGTGAACAACGTTACCGACAGCTTGTGCAACTTTTACCGGATGCGATTATTATTCACAATCAAGGCACCATTGAGTTAATTAACGCTGCCGGAATTAAGTTACTCACCGGAGATGTCTTGCGGAATTATCCGGGGTATTCCCATAGCGATAATTATGAAAATTGGCCAGAAGATAAGGGAGATTTTCGCTCTTTCGGGGCAAATTTAGTTGGGCGTAAACTAAAAAACTTTATCCAAGAAATCTCCAATATTTTTGAAGACCCTATTTCCCCAGTTTCCGACTCACCTGAAGCGATTCCATTTCGAGAAACCACAATTCAGCGACTTGACGGCCAAGTCATACCCGTTCATGCTGCATCAATTACCTATCAGTATCGAGAAGTTTCATCCGTATTAACGGTGTTGCGGAATATTAGCCAACGGAAAAAAACCCTAGAAGCTTTACAAGAGAGCGAACAAAGATTTAGAATTACCTTTACAGGTGCGGCCATTGGTATGGCAATTGTGGGATTAAATGGAGAATTTTTAGAAGTCAATTCCGTATTACAAGCTATGCTGGGATACACCGAAAGCCAACTGCGATCGATGACTTTAATTCAAGTCACTCATCCCGATGATTTGGCAGTGGGGATTCATCTATTCCAGCAGATGTTGCAAAAAAAATGGGAAAACTATCAAATCGAGCAGCGCTATATCAATTCAAGAAGTCAAGTGGTTTGGGGGAATCTCAGTGTTTCTATCATTAGAGACCGGGAGAATATTCCTCAATTTATTATTGCGATGGTCGAAGATATTACCGAGCGCAAACGAGCAGAACAAGAGTTACGACAATATCGCGATCATCTCGAAGAGTTAGTCCAACTTCGCACCAGAGAAAAAACTCGCTTAATTATTTCTTTGCAAGAAACCAATGAAAAACTGCAAAAAGAAGTCAGCGATCGCCGTCGGGCAGAGTCCGAATTACTGCGAGTTACCCAAGCCGTAGAAAGTACCAGTGATGCGGTGGCCATGACCGATCTCAAAGGGTTAGCCACTTACCATAACCCAGCCTTTTTTAACATCTTTGGCTATACCAAAGAAGCAATTAATTCCGCCGGTGGACTGTGGGAAATTTTTGCTAATCGAACCCTAGGCGAAGAAATTTTCAATAAAATTATTCAGGGTGAAAGCTGGAGCGGAGAAGTCCAACTGCGGACTCGGAACGGTCAGTTATTAGAGAGTTTTCTGCGAGCGGATGCGGTCAAAGATGAAAATAATCAAATTATTGGGGCGATCGCGGTTAATACGGATATCACTCAAATTAAACAAGCTGAAGCTATTGCTAGGGAAACCTCCGAACAACTTCGTAGCTTAATTAATGCCATGCCAGATATTGTCTGCTTTAAAGACAGTCAAGGGCATTGGAAAATCGCCAACCAAGCCATGATCGAACTATTAAACTTGCAAGATATTAATTATCAAGGAAAAACTGACATCCAACTGGCAGCAGAAATTGAGGCTAACTATGGCATTTCTAACTATCGAGAAGCCCTAACCCTCTGTAGGGAAACTGATGAAATCGCCTGGAATCAAAGCACCATTTCTCACTCTGAAGAAATCATTCCGGGTCGGGATGGACGTCCCAGAAACTTTGAAATGACTAAAGTCCCCTTATTCCACTCAGATGGTTCTCGCAACGCGATTGTAGTGATTGGTCGGGATGTGACCGATCGCCGTGTCGCCGAAGCTGCTTTAATCCGTTTAGCCTCCATTGTCGAATCCAGCGATGATGCGATTATTGGCAAAACCCTGGATGGCATCGTTAAATCTTGGAATGCTGGGGCAGAACGGATTTATGGCTACACTGCTGCTGAAGTGCTGGGACGTTCAATTTTGTTCCTGAGTTTGCCCGATCGCGCCTCGGAAGTGCCGCAACTCCTCGCCGGAATTGGAAAAGGAACCAGTATTGACCACTATGAAACCGTACATCGACGCAAAGACGGCCAACAAATTCATGTTTCTCTCACCCTATCTCCGATCAAAGACCGCAAAGGTGAAATTATCGGCGTCTCAACCATTGCCAGAGATATCACCGATTTAAAGCGCGTCGAAGAAGCTTTAGAAAGAATTCGGCATCACAACGAGTTAATTTTAAACTCTGCGGGAGAAGGCATCTGCGGTCTGGACGAACAAGGAAACACCACCTTTATTAATCGATCTGCCGCGCAAATGTTGGGCTATTCCATCACCGAACTACATGGTAAGCCTTTTAGCATCATTCTCAACTCAAATTCTGCCCCGATCTATGCAGCCCTCAAGGATGGATCGGTTCACCATGCGACAGATGCCGTATTTTGGCGCAAAAACTGTACGACATTCCCCGTAGACTACATTTGTGTACCGATTAAAGAACAAGGAAAAATTGTCGGGGCGGTTGTCACCTTTAATGATATTAGCGATCGCCTGGTGATCGAACGAATGAAAAACGAATTTATCTCCGTCGTCAGCCATGAACTGCGTACCCCCCTGACCTCAATTCGTGGCGCTATGGGACTTTTAGCCTCTGGCGTCCTCAAAAGTAACCCGGAAAAAGCCCAACGAATGCTCGACATTGCCGTAGCGAATACCGATCGATTAGTTCGCTTAATTAATGACATTCTGGATTTAGAGCGCATTCAATCGGGTCAGGTGACAATGCGGCAGCAAATGTTTGATTTGGCTGACCTAATGGTACAAGCCAGTGATACCATGCGATCGCTCGCAGAAAAGGAGGGAATCACTCTCATCGTCGAGCCTTTGTCCACCCCAGTCTGGGGAGATAGCGATCGCATCTTTCAAGTTTTAACCAACTTACTCAGTAATGCCATCAAGTTCTCTGAACGTTCCACCTCGGTCTGGTTTAATGCCGAAATCCAAGAAAAATCTTTCAGCCCTGGGACAACTCGCAGAACCTTACTAATTAGGGTCCAAGATCAAGGACGCGGCATTCCTCCTGACAAGCTAGAAACGATTTTTGGTCGCTTTCAACAAGTAGACTCTTCTGACTCCCGCAAAAAAGGAGGCACCGGCCTAGGTTTAGCGATTTGCCGGAGTATTATTGACTATCATAGAGGTCAAATTTGGGCAGAAAGTCAGCCCGGTCAAGGTTCTTGTTTCTATGTCAGTTTACCCTTGCCCTCGGAAATATGA
- a CDS encoding DUF1816 domain-containing protein has product MKLSEILEDTFSSYMDKAGLAWWIEIITAEPKCIYYFGPFVTKQEAEIAHLGYIEDLEAEGAQGIEVNIQRCHPVELTIFDES; this is encoded by the coding sequence ATGAAGTTATCTGAAATCCTTGAAGATACTTTTAGCTCTTATATGGACAAAGCAGGATTAGCCTGGTGGATAGAAATTATTACCGCTGAACCCAAGTGCATTTACTATTTCGGGCCATTTGTCACCAAGCAAGAAGCCGAAATTGCTCACTTAGGTTATATAGAAGATTTAGAAGCAGAAGGCGCCCAAGGCATTGAAGTGAACATTCAGCGCTGTCACCCCGTAGAATTAACCATTTTTGACGAATCATAG
- a CDS encoding alpha/beta fold hydrolase encodes MPKSRYNSQNNSQNNSQNIVDLNFNIKGQGFPILCLHGHPGSGGCMSVFTNHLSQRFQVIAPDLRGYGQSRTQTEFQMHDHLLDLEALLERLNIERCLLLGWSLGGILSLELALTNPEKFTGLILVATAARPRSNHPPVSWQDLFYTGLCGILNWIKPGMQWNINLLGKRSLFRYLIQQHTPLAYQYLAQEAIAAYLQTSRQANQALNHALKLGYNRISEMSEIQCPCLVLAGSEDRHITAASSQETANRMKNSQWQCYPNTAHLFPWEIPGKMLTDIDQWLAFNPQIVSFLTN; translated from the coding sequence ATGCCAAAAAGTCGATACAATTCTCAAAACAATTCTCAAAACAATTCTCAAAACATTGTGGATCTGAATTTCAACATAAAAGGTCAAGGATTTCCGATTCTTTGCTTACATGGACATCCAGGTTCCGGCGGTTGTATGTCTGTATTTACCAATCATTTGTCTCAAAGATTTCAAGTAATCGCGCCAGATTTACGGGGATATGGCCAAAGTCGGACTCAGACAGAGTTTCAGATGCACGATCATTTGCTGGACTTAGAAGCACTGCTGGAACGATTAAATATTGAGCGTTGCTTGCTGTTGGGCTGGTCTTTGGGAGGGATTCTGAGTTTAGAATTAGCCCTGACAAATCCAGAAAAATTTACGGGGTTGATTTTGGTGGCTACGGCAGCCAGACCTCGGAGTAATCATCCCCCGGTCAGTTGGCAGGATTTGTTTTATACCGGCTTATGCGGCATTTTGAACTGGATCAAGCCAGGGATGCAATGGAACATCAACCTATTGGGGAAGCGATCGCTGTTTCGTTACTTGATTCAGCAACATACCCCACTGGCTTATCAGTATCTCGCTCAAGAAGCGATCGCGGCCTATCTTCAAACCAGTCGGCAGGCAAACCAAGCCTTAAATCATGCCTTGAAATTGGGCTATAACCGAATCTCGGAAATGTCCGAGATCCAATGTCCTTGTTTAGTATTAGCAGGATCAGAAGACCGACATATTACGGCGGCATCCAGTCAAGAAACTGCCAACCGGATGAAAAATTCCCAGTGGCAGTGCTATCCGAATACCGCCCACCTATTCCCTTGGGAGATCCCAGGGAAAATGCTCACAGATATTGACCAGTGGTTGGCTTTTAATCCCCAGATTGTTAGCTTTTTAACAAATTAG
- the dacB gene encoding D-alanyl-D-alanine carboxypeptidase/D-alanyl-D-alanine-endopeptidase — MKKNYAYLVSLLVASIFLLGFPLKAQSNDANTRGSEGICAAELPAKIDEIVNRREFERSRWGIKIATLSPNQPGETLYALEANKYFIPASTAKLLTTAAALEALDPNFRIRTSVYGTQNGNVASVRLVGRGDPSIAQPQLAALAKQLRDRGITQIDQLIAEDAYFQGAPINSNWEWEDVQAGYGTSVNSLIFNQNAIDLLLSPQKVGEPLQVTLLDSQERNKWQLENNSVTVDIGEAEFVEVGRDLRQTVIRVSGQLRVGSAPEPVYAAVVDPGDHFLAKFREALIAAGISVNKTQLSTQSLANSSHNLSTELAAIESPPLSELVKEVNQTSNNLYAEAILRHLGVSIPPNNRQKTDSSADAGLAVVTATLAQSGVNPDSYRLADGSGLSRHNLISPEALIQTLRVMAVSPRANLYRDSLPVRRLSSDVASATLREQIMVQAKSGGMSGISSLAGYITLPDYDPLVFAIILNNSDNSRTVVRQAINQIIDLLAMLRRC, encoded by the coding sequence GTGAAAAAAAATTATGCTTATCTGGTGTCTTTGCTAGTCGCAAGTATTTTCTTGTTAGGCTTTCCTTTGAAAGCGCAAAGCAATGATGCCAATACTCGTGGGTCTGAGGGAATTTGTGCCGCTGAATTACCGGCAAAAATCGATGAGATTGTTAATCGTCGAGAGTTTGAGCGATCGCGCTGGGGCATTAAGATCGCCACTCTTTCCCCCAACCAACCGGGGGAAACTTTATATGCCTTAGAAGCGAATAAATATTTTATCCCCGCATCAACGGCCAAACTCCTGACTACCGCAGCGGCGTTAGAAGCTTTAGATCCTAATTTTCGGATTCGCACCTCGGTTTATGGCACCCAGAATGGCAATGTGGCATCGGTGCGACTGGTGGGACGGGGAGATCCGAGTATTGCCCAACCCCAATTAGCGGCCTTAGCAAAACAGTTGCGCGATCGCGGCATTACCCAAATTGACCAACTGATCGCCGAAGATGCATACTTTCAAGGTGCGCCGATTAACTCTAACTGGGAATGGGAGGATGTTCAGGCGGGTTACGGCACTAGCGTCAACAGTTTAATTTTTAATCAAAATGCGATCGATTTACTGCTTTCACCCCAAAAAGTTGGTGAACCCTTACAGGTGACATTGCTAGATTCCCAGGAACGGAATAAGTGGCAATTAGAAAATAATTCTGTTACCGTAGATATAGGTGAAGCAGAATTTGTGGAAGTCGGGCGTGACCTACGTCAAACCGTTATCCGAGTTTCCGGTCAGTTAAGGGTTGGGTCGGCTCCAGAACCCGTGTACGCCGCCGTGGTCGATCCCGGCGATCACTTTTTAGCGAAATTCCGCGAAGCATTAATCGCCGCAGGCATTTCTGTGAATAAAACACAGTTATCGACCCAGAGTCTAGCCAACTCCAGCCATAACCTCAGCACAGAATTAGCCGCGATCGAATCCCCGCCACTCTCTGAACTGGTGAAAGAGGTCAACCAAACCAGTAATAATCTCTACGCCGAAGCGATCTTACGACATTTGGGTGTGAGCATTCCTCCGAACAATCGTCAAAAGACAGACTCCAGTGCTGATGCTGGTTTAGCCGTAGTGACAGCCACCCTCGCGCAAAGCGGGGTTAACCCAGACAGCTATAGGTTAGCGGATGGTTCCGGGCTATCTCGGCATAATTTAATCAGCCCCGAAGCCTTAATCCAGACTTTGCGCGTGATGGCCGTCTCGCCTCGGGCTAACCTCTACCGGGACTCCCTGCCGGTACGCCGACTTTCTAGCGATGTTGCATCCGCAACGCTGCGCGAACAAATCATGGTTCAAGCCAAAAGTGGGGGGATGAGTGGGATTTCCTCTTTAGCCGGATATATCACCTTACCGGACTACGATCCTTTGGTATTTGCCATCATCTTAAATAATTCTGACAACTCGCGAACGGTGGTTCGCCAAGCAATTAATCAAATTATTGACTTACTGGCGATGCTCCGTCGCTGTTAA
- a CDS encoding serine hydrolase — protein sequence MDRRKYLAIALTSSLGLILGIWVPSPEAKSPPSSDRACLPPKNQPRIQANMAVQSVDSVEAKSTEALCSATPQESVALTFPDSQRLLQQYDALSQHLQVVENQKLQQVGLKLFWDQGMKLATQATELGKNAGANVQSLQKTKSLWQEAIDTLSKIDPGSEYGDSASADRYANRAREKIASYQQNLADITYRLEVAQSDFLAEIAQRSGLSNQAKITICHLQSHRCRRLRGNEYPRSAASLMKLPVAVAVMHKLTTENIRFDTPIYVDPSNFTEDASEIGVGQKYPIETVLKEMIAKSSNIATNQLIDYLGWDYINQVLAERGFKDMHIGFKMMGDRIMPSNPGHSRNLLTSDELTEMMMQIYNRQHLGDERLILALESQYDRALGFAGIESAIGNWLGEKTGQTSEVLGTTLAMNLFGETYIITVIDDGYYSEPTIRQVVSEIAEYILRNGHL from the coding sequence GTGGATCGGCGTAAATATTTAGCGATCGCGCTAACCAGTTCATTGGGTCTAATCTTGGGAATTTGGGTGCCTTCCCCTGAAGCTAAATCACCCCCATCTAGCGATCGGGCTTGTTTACCGCCAAAAAATCAGCCCCGCATTCAGGCAAATATGGCGGTGCAGTCAGTTGATTCGGTCGAGGCAAAATCGACAGAAGCTCTGTGTTCTGCTACGCCACAGGAGTCGGTAGCTTTGACTTTTCCCGATAGTCAAAGACTGTTACAGCAATATGATGCCCTGTCACAACATTTACAAGTGGTAGAAAATCAAAAGTTGCAACAAGTTGGGCTTAAATTGTTTTGGGATCAAGGGATGAAACTCGCCACCCAAGCGACTGAGTTAGGGAAAAATGCTGGGGCTAATGTCCAGAGTCTTCAAAAAACCAAATCTCTCTGGCAAGAAGCCATTGATACTTTAAGCAAAATTGATCCAGGGTCAGAGTATGGCGATTCCGCTTCAGCGGATCGCTACGCGAACCGCGCTCGTGAGAAAATTGCCAGCTACCAACAGAATTTAGCTGACATCACCTATCGCTTAGAAGTCGCCCAATCAGATTTTTTAGCGGAAATTGCCCAACGCAGTGGACTATCTAATCAAGCAAAAATTACCATTTGCCATTTGCAAAGTCATCGGTGTCGTCGTTTGCGGGGCAACGAATATCCCCGCTCCGCCGCCAGTTTAATGAAATTGCCGGTGGCAGTGGCCGTTATGCATAAATTAACCACGGAAAATATTCGCTTTGACACTCCGATTTATGTGGATCCGAGTAACTTTACCGAGGATGCCTCAGAGATTGGGGTGGGTCAAAAATATCCCATTGAAACGGTGTTAAAAGAGATGATTGCCAAAAGTAGTAATATTGCGACGAATCAACTGATTGATTATTTGGGATGGGATTATATCAATCAAGTGTTAGCAGAACGTGGATTTAAAGATATGCACATTGGGTTTAAAATGATGGGAGATCGCATCATGCCCAGCAACCCTGGTCATAGTCGCAACCTGTTGACCAGTGATGAACTGACGGAGATGATGATGCAAATTTATAATCGCCAACATCTAGGGGATGAACGATTAATTTTAGCCTTAGAAAGTCAGTACGATCGCGCTTTAGGATTTGCCGGAATTGAGTCTGCTATTGGTAATTGGCTTGGGGAAAAAACGGGTCAAACTTCCGAAGTTTTAGGCACAACTTTAGCCATGAATCTTTTCGGTGAAACTTACATTATCACGGTAATTGATGATGGTTACTACAGTGAACCGACGATTCGCCAAGTGGTTTCTGAAATTGCGGAGTATATTTTACGCAACGGACATTTATGA
- a CDS encoding response regulator: MTTKRILVIDDEDDIREVAQLSLEMIGGWEVVAACSGEDGLALALTEQPDAILLDVMMPEMDGPATFNQLKANPKTRKIPVILLTAKVLSADQNRFSDLGVTGIIAKPFDPMSLANQVAKTLGWPFLT, translated from the coding sequence GTGACCACAAAAAGAATCCTAGTGATTGATGATGAAGATGATATTCGCGAGGTAGCTCAACTCAGTTTAGAAATGATTGGCGGCTGGGAAGTCGTGGCAGCTTGTTCTGGAGAAGATGGTTTGGCCTTAGCATTAACCGAACAGCCAGATGCAATTTTACTGGATGTAATGATGCCAGAAATGGATGGCCCAGCAACGTTTAATCAGCTAAAAGCCAATCCTAAAACGCGAAAAATACCCGTAATTTTGCTAACCGCTAAAGTTTTATCAGCGGATCAAAATCGATTCTCCGATTTAGGGGTGACAGGAATTATCGCCAAGCCGTTCGATCCGATGAGTTTAGCGAATCAAGTCGCGAAGACCTTGGGTTGGCCATTCTTAACATGA